Proteins encoded together in one Bacteroides ovatus window:
- a CDS encoding alpha/beta fold hydrolase, whose protein sequence is MKNRLLIAAFVSICFLSGSCKISSGQGKQYDFSSLDSVIQGWVDKGYYPGASICVVKNDTVIFQKNYRDYTPDTKVYVASAGKWVAAAVIGAVVDRTDLGWDDPVEKWLPEFKDDAKGKILLRQLLSHTSGVRPYLPEPRVDNYNHLDSAVTEILPLDTVFTPGTRFEYGGLAMQIAGRMAEVAMGKEFETLFQELLAQPLEMKNSHFTPINTDGGHAPMLGGGLCTTMNDYLHFLSMIYHDGMYNGKQIISAETVKEMQADQVKGAIIPSNNSDNYVAKGLGQSHNGIYGLGEWRELIDKKTGEAYQISSPGWAGAYPWINKHDKVYGFFISHVTGSSAKEDGFSSFFGSPVISRTVSEILKGKPLVVKQGRINVGNGSLYYEEAGQGEPIIFVHGHSLDHRMWDEQFSVFAKKYHVIRYDLRGYGTSSSQTEDYQFMHVEDLVTLMDSLHIKKAHIVGLSLGGFITADMLAYFPDRMLSAFLASGNIRKSKGPSEPMTKEEAKVRDEEIAALKQKGVEVMKKEWFEGLMKSGGSQRERMRVPLWQMIDEWDAWQPLHKEVRVVAGLDAIEELKKSHPAVPALIVEGHSSDNKFSKNPPILEYLPNGKLKIIEDCGHMMNMERPEEFNAALEEFLINIEQ, encoded by the coding sequence ATGAAGAATCGTTTATTAATTGCCGCTTTTGTAAGTATCTGCTTTTTGTCCGGTTCTTGCAAAATATCATCCGGTCAGGGAAAACAGTATGACTTCTCTTCTTTGGATTCTGTTATCCAAGGATGGGTAGACAAGGGATATTACCCCGGAGCATCCATTTGTGTAGTGAAGAATGATACCGTCATTTTTCAGAAGAACTATCGGGATTATACACCCGATACAAAAGTATATGTCGCTTCTGCCGGAAAATGGGTAGCGGCTGCTGTCATAGGCGCGGTGGTAGACCGTACTGATTTGGGATGGGATGATCCGGTAGAAAAATGGTTGCCGGAATTTAAAGACGATGCTAAAGGTAAGATTCTTCTCCGGCAATTATTATCCCATACATCAGGAGTACGTCCATATCTTCCCGAGCCTCGTGTAGATAACTATAATCATTTGGATTCGGCAGTCACTGAAATTCTTCCTTTGGATACAGTCTTTACTCCCGGCACTCGTTTTGAATATGGTGGACTTGCCATGCAAATTGCCGGAAGAATGGCAGAAGTGGCGATGGGAAAGGAGTTTGAAACGCTTTTTCAGGAACTGCTGGCACAACCTTTGGAAATGAAGAACTCTCATTTTACCCCAATCAACACGGACGGCGGACATGCACCCATGTTAGGGGGCGGACTGTGTACTACAATGAATGATTATCTTCACTTCCTGTCCATGATTTATCACGATGGAATGTATAATGGCAAGCAAATTATATCAGCAGAAACTGTGAAAGAAATGCAGGCCGACCAAGTGAAAGGCGCCATAATCCCTTCAAATAACTCGGATAATTATGTAGCGAAAGGACTGGGACAATCCCACAATGGAATCTATGGATTAGGAGAATGGCGTGAATTAATAGATAAAAAGACAGGCGAAGCTTATCAGATTAGTTCACCGGGATGGGCCGGTGCTTATCCGTGGATAAATAAACACGATAAAGTTTACGGGTTCTTCATTTCTCATGTAACAGGTTCTTCTGCTAAAGAAGACGGTTTCTCTTCTTTCTTTGGCAGCCCTGTCATTTCACGGACCGTTTCGGAAATACTGAAAGGGAAGCCATTGGTTGTCAAACAAGGACGTATCAATGTAGGAAATGGCTCTCTATACTATGAGGAAGCCGGTCAGGGTGAACCGATCATCTTTGTACACGGTCATTCGCTTGACCATCGTATGTGGGATGAGCAATTTTCTGTGTTTGCGAAAAAGTATCATGTCATTCGCTATGATTTAAGAGGATACGGCACTTCTTCTTCCCAAACAGAAGATTATCAATTTATGCATGTTGAAGATCTGGTTACTTTAATGGACTCTTTGCACATCAAGAAAGCGCATATTGTCGGGCTTTCTTTGGGCGGGTTCATTACTGCTGATATGTTGGCGTATTTCCCAGACCGGATGTTATCGGCTTTTTTAGCCAGTGGAAACATCCGGAAATCGAAGGGTCCTAGTGAGCCGATGACTAAAGAAGAAGCAAAGGTGCGTGATGAAGAAATAGCTGCCCTGAAACAGAAAGGAGTGGAAGTGATGAAGAAAGAGTGGTTTGAAGGATTAATGAAATCCGGTGGTAGCCAGCGTGAACGGATGCGTGTGCCTTTGTGGCAGATGATTGACGAATGGGATGCATGGCAACCGCTGCACAAAGAAGTACGGGTAGTAGCAGGGCTGGATGCTATTGAAGAATTGAAGAAGAGTCACCCTGCCGTACCTGCTTTAATTGTAGAAGGTCATTCTTCTGATAACAAATTTTCAAAAAATCCTCCCATATTGGAATATCTACCTAATGGAAAGCTGAAAATCATAGAGGATTGCGGGCACATGATGAATATGGAGCGACCGGAGGAATTCAATGCAGCTTTAGAAGAATTTTTAATCAATATTGAACAGTAA
- a CDS encoding heparinase II/III family protein — protein sequence MKQIVLCLIGILFASFVSAQKINHPSLLYTPQRIQQVKQRMQNEPKLREAWEDIQKTADEALQKKDFNRLDYLSLAYLMTDNKEYANIIKEILLKAVEAESWGDMEMMARIPVWRSQLGMAHKSFLSAIGYDAAYNIMSSSERKKIAEGLKRLAVEPALGDWLLEPARIHSLNSMGHNWWTSCVCQGGILALSLQNELPEVKDWVEQLHESLPEWFDFAGDALQQKAKSFDEAGGMYESLNYANFGIQEALLFRIAWINTHPGQNPGDIPQLAKLPNYFSQVCYPRTGMLYSLNFGDSHKNVSAESSMMLLYALGLKDPTILWYIAQVEQGQHRDGFFLNRPMGFLYTPDLSKAPVTPDLKTSQLFSDFGWATMRTSWEKDATMLAVKSGHTWNHSHADANSFIVFHKGVDIIKDGGNCWYPNPAYRNYFFQSQAHNVVLFNGEGQPREQQYSGSTLRGNLYHLLDAGNVKYVLANGTGPVSNNFSRNFRHFLWMDNVIYMIDDLKTHKVGQFEWLWHTNGTYKKSGIDVNVINGNSSVVIRPLYPRMLAKSDFVHDYPEDLYWEEIEAPTEDLKGTEKYYSFHLPAEVNRVKGLTAIILKDAPDEKDLPQMERREGQDWIGLRIRHKGKITDLYINQLADGRLMHSNSWIMPDGWMTDAYMFAVSYPEGTEAKNAKDFFIAYGSALRRGNETYFSSLAKLFVIQKAEDKKLDLWINGQPKINTTFRSTKKPVSVEVNDKKIPVVYQKSQIKVKL from the coding sequence ATGAAACAAATAGTTCTATGCCTGATCGGAATATTATTTGCATCGTTTGTATCTGCACAAAAGATAAATCATCCTTCCCTTTTGTACACCCCTCAACGTATTCAGCAGGTAAAACAACGTATGCAGAATGAACCGAAATTGCGGGAAGCCTGGGAGGATATTCAGAAAACCGCCGATGAAGCCTTACAAAAGAAAGATTTCAATCGGTTGGATTATTTGTCGTTGGCCTATCTGATGACGGATAATAAAGAGTATGCAAATATAATCAAAGAGATTCTTTTGAAAGCTGTGGAAGCCGAATCCTGGGGAGATATGGAAATGATGGCACGTATTCCAGTCTGGCGTTCGCAACTGGGCATGGCGCATAAGAGCTTCCTTTCTGCCATAGGATATGATGCGGCTTATAACATAATGTCTTCTTCGGAAAGAAAAAAGATTGCTGAAGGATTGAAACGATTGGCTGTAGAGCCAGCCTTGGGCGACTGGCTGTTGGAACCTGCCCGAATCCATTCTTTGAACTCTATGGGACACAACTGGTGGACTTCCTGTGTATGCCAGGGTGGAATATTAGCATTAAGCCTGCAGAATGAACTTCCCGAAGTAAAAGATTGGGTGGAGCAACTTCATGAATCACTTCCCGAATGGTTTGACTTTGCAGGCGATGCCTTGCAACAGAAAGCAAAGAGTTTTGATGAGGCCGGAGGAATGTATGAAAGTCTGAATTATGCAAACTTTGGTATTCAGGAAGCTCTATTGTTTCGAATCGCTTGGATAAACACTCATCCGGGACAAAATCCCGGCGATATACCCCAATTAGCAAAACTTCCGAACTACTTTTCTCAAGTATGCTATCCTCGTACAGGTATGCTGTATAGTTTGAATTTTGGTGATAGTCATAAGAACGTATCAGCAGAATCCAGTATGATGTTATTGTATGCTTTGGGACTGAAAGACCCGACTATTCTGTGGTATATAGCCCAAGTAGAGCAAGGACAGCATCGCGATGGATTCTTCCTGAATCGTCCGATGGGCTTTCTCTATACCCCTGATTTGAGTAAAGCTCCCGTAACTCCCGATTTGAAAACCTCACAGCTATTCTCGGATTTCGGTTGGGCCACCATGCGTACTTCTTGGGAGAAGGATGCTACGATGCTTGCTGTGAAAAGCGGTCATACGTGGAATCATTCCCATGCGGATGCCAACTCCTTTATTGTATTTCATAAAGGCGTTGATATTATCAAGGATGGAGGAAACTGCTGGTATCCCAATCCTGCCTATCGCAACTATTTTTTTCAAAGCCAGGCACATAATGTAGTCCTGTTCAACGGGGAGGGGCAACCTCGTGAACAACAGTATAGCGGCTCTACTTTGCGAGGAAATCTTTATCATCTCTTGGATGCGGGTAATGTGAAATATGTTTTGGCCAATGGAACAGGTCCTGTCTCTAATAATTTCAGCCGTAACTTCCGTCATTTCCTGTGGATGGATAATGTGATTTATATGATCGATGATTTGAAGACACATAAGGTAGGACAGTTCGAATGGTTATGGCATACCAATGGAACTTATAAGAAATCGGGCATTGACGTGAATGTGATAAACGGAAATTCTTCAGTAGTCATCCGTCCTTTATATCCCCGCATGCTGGCTAAGTCCGATTTTGTGCACGACTATCCCGAAGATTTATATTGGGAAGAAATAGAAGCTCCTACGGAAGATTTGAAAGGAACCGAAAAATATTATTCATTCCATTTACCAGCCGAGGTGAACCGTGTGAAAGGACTTACAGCTATTATTCTGAAAGACGCTCCCGATGAAAAAGACCTGCCTCAAATGGAAAGACGTGAAGGGCAGGACTGGATAGGGCTTCGTATCCGTCATAAAGGTAAAATTACCGATTTATATATCAACCAACTGGCGGACGGAAGATTAATGCACAGTAATTCATGGATTATGCCCGACGGCTGGATGACAGATGCTTATATGTTTGCAGTTTCTTACCCAGAAGGTACTGAAGCAAAGAACGCTAAGGACTTCTTTATTGCTTATGGAAGTGCATTGAGACGGGGTAATGAAACTTACTTTTCATCATTGGCTAAGCTGTTCGTTATTCAGAAAGCAGAAGATAAGAAACTTGATCTTTGGATAAACGGACAGCCGAAGATAAATACCACCTTTAGAAGCACAAAGAAGCCTGTGTCTGTAGAAGTGAATGATAAGAAAATCCCGGTAGTTTATCAGAAATCACAGATAAAGGTGAAACTGTAA